Proteins encoded together in one Chitinophaga sp. LS1 window:
- a CDS encoding SDR family oxidoreductase: METITQNYRYKYIREMPCGDYETEGEPETTIFPSILYDTAKDGCHRLLGKVALIEGGDTGLGRAIAVQFAKEGAEVAILFNDDGSQARETADMIREYGKQALLLSCNVTSEDGCKLAVDKTISRFGKIDILVNNAAQENLVPQYYLVNHAIPHLAIGSSIINTSTQEAIIDFTRVLSSQLIKKGIRVNGVAPGAIWDSSVYDIADPDYGKDALFGHAAHPADIAPCYIFLASEDAAFISGEILHPNGGIAITS, encoded by the coding sequence ATGGAAACAATCACCCAAAATTACCGATATAAATATATTCGTGAAATGCCTTGTGGAGATTACGAAACAGAAGGCGAACCGGAAACAACCATCTTTCCTTCCATCTTATACGACACTGCAAAAGATGGATGCCACCGTCTTCTCGGCAAAGTCGCGCTGATAGAGGGCGGAGATACTGGCCTTGGCCGTGCCATTGCCGTACAGTTTGCCAAAGAAGGCGCGGAAGTTGCTATCCTTTTCAATGATGATGGCAGCCAGGCCAGAGAGACAGCAGACATGATCAGGGAATATGGCAAACAAGCACTTTTACTTTCCTGTAATGTAACAAGTGAAGATGGTTGCAAACTAGCTGTCGATAAAACGATTAGCAGGTTTGGAAAGATCGATATCCTTGTAAACAATGCAGCACAGGAAAATCTTGTTCCGCAATATTATCTCGTCAATCATGCCATCCCACACCTGGCAATAGGGAGCAGTATTATCAATACTTCAACCCAGGAAGCCATTATCGACTTTACCAGGGTCTTGTCTTCCCAATTAATTAAAAAAGGGATCAGGGTGAATGGAGTGGCGCCAGGCGCAATATGGGATTCATCTGTCTATGACATAGCCGACCCTGACTATGGGAAAGATGCCCTTTTCGGACATGCCGCTCACCCTGCAGACATTGCACCTTGTTATATTTTTCTGGCTTCCGAAGATGCGGCCTTTATTTCCGGGGAAATATTGCATCCGAACGGAGGAATTGCAATCACCAGTTGA
- the ligD gene encoding non-homologous end-joining DNA ligase, whose protein sequence is MSLAKYKQKRTFTKTPEPTGGKSDNKELHFVIQKHDASHLHYDFRLEMKGVLKSWAVPKGPSMDPKVKRLAMMVEDHPYDYKDFEGVIPAGNYGAGTVIVWDEGTYVPQISGLNKKGWEKELLHAIENGKLHFILQGEKLKGEFALVKTHGRGENSWLLMKIKDEYAATADVTKKEKSVLSGRTLKQVEKDPEMVTTHPRVKKSVPQPTAKDLATHPPLNEIATHPAYDFSTLLSKGKKAPMPKEIKPMLATLTEKPFDKKDWLYEIKWDGYRAISYINKGNVTILSRNQLSFNEKFDVIADALKEWNTKAIIDGEIVALNKNGNPDFQALQNYLKTGKSVQLAYYVFDLLWYDGKDITQLPLLERKEILQQVLPQNNKLIRYSEHITGGNSQGTAFFKAALKKGLEGVMAKDADSTYSLGRRTDSWLKIKNNLQTEAIICGYTVGRNSRKHFGALILGKYKNGVLNYIGHTGGGFDTKSLKELYEKFQPLITNEFPFKIKPKTNMPATWIKPELVCEVKFAEETREGILRQPIFLGLREDKSAKKEKKEKVVAAPVSDKKTKTVKKTAKPEKVVENLTAKKATPPKATTKKATAGKTSAKKAAASKATPPVPKATSKPSTSPKKSTPKPTSKKKPTTLLLPEDQNEVEIKIDGKLLKFTNLDKLYWPDENITKRDMLNYYATISDTILPYLIDRPQSLNRFPDGIKGFHFYQKNVEDKVADWIQTFPYVSESDGETKNFLVCKDKASLLYMANLGCIELNPWHSRIQKPDNPDYCLIDLDPDTNDFNEVIQTALEIKKLLDDIGADSYIKTSGSTGMHILIPLGAKYTFDQSRMLAELIVQVINKRLPDITSIERSPNKRKGKIYLDFLQNRQIQTMAVAYSLRPKPGATVSAPLKWEEVKKGLTIKHFDIFNMPDRIAETGDLLKGVLGKGINMQQVLKKLQKFI, encoded by the coding sequence ATGAGCTTAGCTAAGTACAAGCAAAAAAGAACTTTTACAAAGACACCTGAACCTACAGGTGGCAAGAGTGATAATAAGGAATTGCATTTTGTAATTCAGAAGCACGATGCTTCGCATTTGCATTATGATTTCAGACTGGAAATGAAGGGTGTACTTAAAAGCTGGGCGGTGCCAAAAGGGCCTTCAATGGATCCGAAAGTGAAAAGACTCGCCATGATGGTAGAGGATCATCCTTATGATTATAAAGATTTTGAAGGTGTGATCCCAGCCGGCAACTACGGCGCAGGTACGGTGATTGTCTGGGATGAGGGGACCTATGTTCCGCAGATAAGCGGACTCAATAAAAAGGGGTGGGAAAAGGAGTTGTTACATGCCATCGAAAACGGAAAGCTTCATTTTATTTTGCAGGGAGAAAAGCTGAAAGGGGAATTTGCCTTGGTGAAAACACACGGCAGAGGGGAGAATTCATGGTTATTAATGAAGATAAAGGATGAATATGCCGCAACAGCGGATGTGACAAAGAAAGAGAAATCGGTTTTATCCGGCAGGACACTTAAGCAGGTGGAGAAAGACCCGGAGATGGTTACCACACATCCTCGCGTTAAAAAATCCGTCCCTCAGCCTACGGCGAAAGATCTTGCCACTCATCCTCCCCTTAACGAAATCGCTACTCATCCTGCATACGACTTCTCTACCCTCCTTTCAAAGGGCAAAAAAGCCCCCATGCCCAAAGAAATAAAACCCATGCTGGCCACCCTCACTGAAAAACCATTTGATAAAAAAGACTGGCTCTATGAAATCAAATGGGATGGCTACAGGGCCATCAGCTATATAAACAAAGGCAATGTAACCATCCTCTCCAGGAACCAACTTTCCTTCAACGAAAAGTTTGACGTGATTGCTGATGCCCTAAAAGAATGGAATACAAAAGCTATTATCGATGGCGAAATAGTTGCATTGAATAAAAACGGTAACCCTGATTTCCAGGCGCTACAAAATTACCTGAAGACGGGCAAATCCGTACAACTTGCTTATTATGTCTTTGACCTGCTATGGTATGATGGCAAGGATATCACCCAACTACCTTTACTGGAAAGAAAGGAAATATTACAACAGGTATTACCACAGAATAATAAACTGATACGGTACAGTGAACACATCACAGGAGGAAATAGTCAGGGCACCGCATTCTTTAAAGCCGCTTTGAAAAAAGGACTGGAAGGCGTAATGGCTAAAGATGCGGATAGTACCTATTCTTTAGGCCGCCGCACGGATAGTTGGCTAAAAATTAAAAACAATTTGCAGACGGAAGCGATCATCTGTGGCTATACCGTCGGCCGGAATAGCCGGAAACATTTTGGTGCGTTGATATTAGGAAAGTATAAGAATGGCGTATTGAATTATATAGGTCATACAGGAGGAGGATTTGATACGAAGTCACTGAAAGAATTGTATGAAAAATTCCAACCTTTGATAACAAACGAATTTCCCTTTAAAATAAAACCAAAAACCAATATGCCGGCTACCTGGATAAAGCCTGAGTTGGTATGTGAAGTGAAATTTGCCGAGGAGACAAGAGAAGGCATTTTAAGACAACCGATTTTTCTTGGTTTGAGAGAAGATAAAAGTGCGAAGAAGGAGAAGAAGGAAAAAGTAGTGGCGGCACCAGTTTCTGATAAAAAAACAAAGACAGTGAAAAAGACAGCTAAACCCGAAAAAGTAGTAGAAAATTTGACAGCGAAAAAAGCAACACCCCCAAAAGCTACTACTAAAAAAGCTACCGCAGGAAAGACCTCCGCTAAGAAAGCTGCTGCCTCAAAAGCAACACCACCTGTCCCCAAGGCCACCTCTAAGCCTTCCACCTCTCCTAAAAAATCAACGCCCAAACCAACTTCAAAAAAAAAGCCCACTACCCTCCTCCTTCCGGAGGATCAAAACGAAGTCGAAATCAAAATAGACGGGAAACTCCTAAAATTCACCAACCTTGACAAACTCTACTGGCCAGATGAAAACATCACCAAACGAGACATGCTCAACTACTACGCAACCATCTCCGATACCATTCTCCCCTACCTCATCGACCGCCCGCAATCCCTCAACAGATTCCCCGACGGTATCAAAGGCTTCCACTTCTATCAAAAAAATGTAGAAGACAAAGTCGCCGACTGGATCCAAACCTTTCCCTACGTCAGCGAATCAGATGGCGAAACAAAAAACTTCCTTGTCTGCAAAGACAAAGCCAGTCTACTTTATATGGCCAACCTTGGTTGCATTGAACTCAACCCATGGCATAGCCGCATTCAAAAACCAGACAATCCAGACTACTGTCTCATCGACCTCGATCCAGACACCAATGACTTCAATGAAGTCATTCAAACCGCACTCGAAATAAAAAAATTACTCGATGATATAGGCGCTGATTCCTACATCAAAACCTCCGGCTCTACCGGCATGCACATCCTCATTCCTCTTGGCGCAAAGTATACATTTGATCAATCCCGTATGCTTGCAGAACTCATCGTCCAGGTCATCAATAAAAGACTACCTGACATTACAAGTATTGAACGCTCTCCTAATAAGCGAAAGGGAAAAATCTACTTAGATTTCCTTCAAAACAGGCAAATCCAAACCATGGCAGTTGCCTACTCTTTAAGACCCAAACCAGGCGCCACCGTATCTGCCCCACTAAAATGGGAAGAGGTCAAAAAAGGATTAACAATTAAACACTTTGATATCTTCAATATGCCTGATAGAATTGCTGAAACAGGGGATTTACTGAAAGGAGTATTAGGAAAAGGAATCAATATGCAACAGGTATTAAAAAAACTACAAAAATTCATCTGA
- a CDS encoding DNA-formamidopyrimidine glycosylase family protein — translation MPEGPSIVILKEAISHFKGKKILAASGYAKIDLSKLKNKKITAIKSWGKHLLICFNTFTIRIHLLLFGTYLINNRKPANPTLRLTFTNDELNFYTCSVIIIDQPLNEVYDWEIDLLSDQWNAEKVLKQLKKIPDMLACDALLNQDIFAGSGNIIKNEVLFRTHIHPLSKVGKLPLKKKKELVQEARQYSFDFLEWKKTSVLKQHWLAHTRKTCPRCHIAFNKEYLGTTRRRSFFCNNCQFLYE, via the coding sequence ATGCCCGAAGGCCCCTCTATCGTCATCCTGAAAGAAGCCATCTCCCACTTCAAAGGAAAAAAAATCCTCGCCGCCTCCGGCTACGCGAAAATTGACCTATCAAAACTTAAAAACAAAAAAATCACCGCCATCAAATCCTGGGGAAAACATCTCCTCATCTGCTTCAACACCTTCACCATCCGCATCCACCTCCTCCTCTTCGGCACCTATCTTATCAACAACCGCAAACCCGCAAACCCCACCCTCCGCCTCACCTTTACAAATGACGAATTGAACTTCTACACCTGCTCCGTCATCATCATCGACCAACCACTTAATGAAGTCTACGACTGGGAAATCGATTTGCTCAGCGACCAATGGAACGCTGAAAAGGTATTGAAACAACTCAAAAAAATCCCTGACATGTTAGCATGCGATGCCCTCCTCAACCAGGACATCTTTGCCGGCTCCGGCAATATCATTAAAAACGAAGTCCTATTCCGTACCCACATCCACCCACTCAGCAAAGTGGGGAAATTACCCCTTAAAAAGAAGAAAGAACTGGTACAGGAAGCCCGTCAGTACAGCTTCGATTTCCTGGAATGGAAAAAAACTTCTGTACTAAAACAACACTGGCTCGCCCACACCCGCAAAACCTGCCCCCGCTGCCATATAGCATTTAATAAAGAATACCTGGGCACGACCAGACGAAGATCATTTTTCTGCAATAATTGCCAGTTTTTATATGAATAA
- the glgX gene encoding glycogen debranching protein GlgX: MKNSPQTLHLPVHITPGSPYPLGATPDDKGVNFAIYADYATSVDLCLFNSPSDPKESQRIKMTERFHQVWHVHVSGLKPGQLYGYRVNGPYTPQEGSRFNENKLLLDPYAKAISGTINWHDCLFGYQIGSPEEDLSFSDADSAPYIPKSVVVDDAFDWEDDKFPKIPYNATIIYEMHVKGFTKMHPDIPEEIRGTYAAIGHPVTIDYLKKLGVTAVELMPVHHFVADRHLVEKGLTNYWGYNTIGYFAPDARYSSSGIEGQQVTEFKEMVKALHKAGIEVFLDVVYNHTAEGNHMGPTLSFRGVDNCSYYRLTEDKRYYMDFTGTGNTLNAQLPNVLRLIMDSLRYWVEQMHIDGFRFDLAAALARELHEVNSLSAFFEIIYQDPVISQVKLIAEPWDVGEGGYQVGKFPPGWAEWNGLYRDCIRGYWKGDDSMLAEFALRFTGSPDLYEADYRRPTASINFITAHDGFTLHDLVSYNGKHNESNGEDNRDGANVNYSFNWGAEGDTNDEGINNIRAQIKRNFITTLFLSQGVPMLVAGDESGNTQHGNNNAYCQDNEISWLDWEKQDPQLREFTRNIIKLRKSHSVFARPGWFQGIPIKGVEDIGWFLPDGAEMQEDHWKEYYAKSIAIYLNGKGLRCVNEVGEKMVDDSFYVIFNAHHDAIEFALPTEKYAKKWQRILDTSVWKTEDQNTYVAGNKVQVQGHSISLFIHKEDLLPVAGLPVPEVTHAK; this comes from the coding sequence ATGAAGAACAGTCCACAAACCCTCCATCTACCAGTCCACATTACCCCTGGTAGTCCATATCCATTAGGCGCAACCCCTGATGATAAAGGCGTGAATTTCGCCATCTACGCCGACTATGCAACCAGTGTAGACCTTTGCCTGTTCAACAGCCCCTCAGACCCAAAAGAATCGCAAAGAATCAAAATGACTGAGCGGTTTCATCAGGTATGGCACGTGCATGTATCCGGCCTGAAACCCGGTCAACTGTACGGTTACCGTGTAAATGGCCCATACACTCCACAGGAAGGTAGCCGTTTCAATGAAAATAAATTACTCTTAGATCCATACGCCAAAGCCATATCAGGCACTATCAACTGGCACGACTGCCTCTTTGGCTACCAAATAGGCAGTCCGGAAGAAGACCTGAGTTTCAGCGACGCTGACAGCGCTCCGTATATTCCGAAATCGGTAGTGGTCGATGATGCCTTTGATTGGGAAGACGATAAATTTCCAAAAATCCCCTACAATGCCACCATCATCTATGAGATGCATGTAAAGGGCTTTACAAAAATGCATCCGGACATTCCTGAAGAGATCCGCGGAACATATGCGGCCATCGGCCATCCGGTTACAATCGACTACCTCAAAAAGCTAGGGGTAACGGCGGTTGAATTAATGCCGGTACATCACTTTGTGGCCGACAGACACCTGGTTGAGAAAGGATTGACTAACTACTGGGGCTATAATACCATTGGGTATTTTGCCCCTGATGCGCGGTATTCTTCTTCCGGTATCGAAGGCCAGCAGGTAACCGAGTTCAAGGAAATGGTCAAAGCCCTTCATAAAGCTGGTATTGAAGTATTCCTGGATGTCGTTTACAATCATACTGCCGAAGGTAACCATATGGGACCGACACTGAGCTTCAGAGGAGTGGATAATTGTAGTTATTACCGGCTTACTGAAGATAAACGATACTACATGGATTTTACCGGCACAGGCAATACACTGAATGCACAGTTGCCCAATGTACTGCGCCTGATCATGGATAGTCTTCGTTATTGGGTAGAACAGATGCATATTGACGGATTCCGTTTCGACCTGGCGGCAGCATTAGCACGGGAACTACATGAGGTGAACAGCTTGAGTGCTTTCTTTGAAATCATTTACCAGGATCCGGTGATCAGTCAGGTGAAGTTGATTGCTGAACCCTGGGATGTGGGAGAAGGTGGCTATCAGGTAGGAAAATTCCCTCCTGGATGGGCGGAATGGAATGGTCTATATAGGGATTGTATCAGGGGATACTGGAAAGGTGATGATAGTATGCTGGCTGAGTTTGCCCTTCGGTTTACAGGAAGTCCGGATTTGTATGAGGCGGATTATCGCAGACCAACGGCTAGTATCAACTTCATTACCGCCCATGATGGTTTTACCCTGCATGACCTTGTCTCTTATAATGGCAAGCATAATGAAAGTAATGGTGAAGACAACAGGGATGGGGCGAATGTTAATTACTCTTTTAACTGGGGGGCTGAAGGTGACACCAATGATGAAGGCATCAATAATATCCGTGCACAGATCAAGCGCAATTTTATTACAACCTTATTCCTTTCACAGGGTGTGCCTATGCTTGTAGCGGGTGATGAATCAGGGAATACGCAACATGGGAATAACAATGCTTATTGTCAGGATAATGAAATTTCATGGTTGGATTGGGAGAAACAGGATCCGCAATTACGGGAGTTTACGAGGAATATCATTAAGTTACGAAAGAGTCATTCTGTTTTTGCGAGGCCGGGATGGTTTCAGGGAATTCCGATTAAGGGAGTGGAAGATATTGGATGGTTCCTGCCGGATGGTGCGGAGATGCAGGAGGATCATTGGAAAGAATATTATGCGAAATCAATTGCTATTTACTTGAATGGAAAAGGGTTGAGGTGTGTGAATGAAGTGGGTGAAAAGATGGTGGATGATTCTTTTTATGTTATTTTCAATGCGCATCATGATGCAATTGAGTTTGCGTTGCCTACAGAAAAGTATGCGAAGAAGTGGCAGCGGATCCTGGATACCAGTGTATGGAAGACGGAAGATCAAAATACGTATGTGGCTGGGAATAAGGTGCAGGTGCAGGGACACTCTATTTCGTTATTCATTCATAAAGAGGATTTGCTGCCTGTAGCAGGATTGCCGGTTCCGGAAGTTACGCATGCTAAATAA
- a CDS encoding calcineurin-like phosphoesterase family protein, with protein sequence MLNRRNFLKNVGVTGSLLALPAAIVNARPLLRENNIDLSTVSLRGKVLCEGKGVAGVPVTDGINITLTDKNGGYELQSNGTAEFVYMSIPRGYAFPEERGIASFYQAIPKNKPSFTADFKLEKLKVDDTKHTFMVWADPQMKSQKDVDQLLKESVPDLQGVIKSYPKDTLIHGIGCGDLVWDEFELYHGYRRAVELCGIPFFNVIGNHDMDNEARTDDGSANTFKSHFGPTYYSYNRGEIHYIVLDDVFFLGEAKNYIGYLTENQLQWLDQDLAQVKAGSMIVLSLHIPTYTGQARREGKKDEPGGGTVANRKKLYKMFAPYKVHIMSGHTHFNDNWEEGNIMEHNHGTVCGAWWTGPICSDGTPAGYGIYDVDGTDIKWVYKGTGLPKEKQLRIYEKGRVQASPDEVAVNVWNWDKKWKVEWFEDGVSNGEMERRVAYDPWAVELYLGPELPKKHKFVEPSLTDHLFFAKPSVGVKKIMVRATDRFGNVYEESI encoded by the coding sequence ATGCTTAACAGAAGAAACTTTTTAAAGAATGTAGGTGTGACCGGTTCATTGTTAGCTTTGCCGGCGGCGATAGTGAATGCAAGGCCTTTGCTGCGGGAGAACAATATTGATCTTTCTACTGTGTCGCTCAGGGGCAAGGTTCTTTGTGAGGGGAAAGGCGTGGCAGGTGTTCCGGTGACAGATGGGATTAATATTACGCTGACAGATAAAAATGGTGGGTATGAGCTGCAATCCAATGGTACGGCGGAGTTTGTGTACATGAGTATACCACGTGGGTATGCGTTTCCGGAGGAACGGGGCATCGCATCTTTTTATCAGGCTATTCCAAAGAACAAGCCTTCCTTTACGGCTGATTTCAAATTGGAGAAGTTGAAGGTGGATGATACAAAACACACCTTTATGGTTTGGGCGGATCCGCAGATGAAGTCGCAGAAAGATGTAGATCAGTTGTTGAAAGAGTCTGTGCCTGATTTGCAGGGGGTGATTAAATCTTATCCTAAGGATACGTTGATACATGGTATTGGTTGTGGTGATCTGGTATGGGATGAGTTTGAGTTGTATCATGGTTATCGCAGGGCGGTGGAGTTGTGTGGAATTCCTTTCTTTAATGTGATTGGGAATCATGATATGGATAATGAGGCGAGGACGGATGATGGTTCGGCTAATACATTTAAGTCTCATTTCGGGCCTACTTATTATTCATATAACAGGGGAGAGATCCATTACATTGTGTTGGATGATGTGTTCTTTTTGGGGGAAGCTAAAAATTACATTGGTTATCTGACAGAGAACCAATTACAATGGCTGGATCAGGATCTGGCGCAGGTGAAGGCTGGGAGTATGATCGTATTGAGTTTGCATATACCGACTTATACCGGACAGGCAAGGAGAGAGGGGAAGAAGGATGAACCGGGAGGTGGTACGGTGGCGAACAGGAAGAAGTTGTACAAGATGTTTGCGCCTTATAAGGTGCACATAATGAGTGGGCATACGCATTTCAATGATAATTGGGAAGAAGGGAATATCATGGAGCATAATCATGGAACGGTGTGTGGGGCCTGGTGGACGGGGCCAATTTGTAGTGATGGAACGCCGGCAGGGTATGGGATCTATGATGTGGATGGGACAGATATAAAGTGGGTGTATAAAGGGACGGGGTTACCAAAGGAGAAGCAGTTAAGGATTTATGAGAAGGGGCGGGTGCAGGCTTCGCCTGATGAGGTAGCGGTGAATGTATGGAATTGGGATAAGAAGTGGAAGGTGGAGTGGTTTGAGGATGGGGTGAGTAATGGGGAGATGGAGAGGCGGGTGGCATATGATCCATGGGCGGTGGAGTTGTATTTGGGGCCGGAGTTGCCGAAGAAACATAAGTTTGTAGAGCCTTCATTGACGGATCATCTGTTTTTTGCGAAGCCGTCCGTGGGGGTGAAGAAAATAATGGTGAGGGCGACGGATAGGTTTGGGAATGTGTATGAGGAGAGCATTTAG
- a CDS encoding DUF5689 domain-containing protein has protein sequence MKKFLVYLPLILFIWGCEKSETYPGGTISPYISIYDIRNLYKSKPVTLSKENMLGSTSIAAMVVSDHSGGNLPAGLLIVQDARRLSKLRGIAIQLGDVANSYVPGDSVLIDVQGAVLEKTDGMLELTGVSLTKMRKISSGNTIPVNRVTTAAILANPGDFESTLAVVVKGGFDPLPAKGDVLKGDKVLNDGFGNLLLRTADTSAFANITAPVSANFYGIVFIGADNTPVFRMRTAADVTVLSSEISIAPVLITGFMSDASGADGNYEYVQMMATRDIDFAATPFALVVTNNANASTPTGYPSKGWATGEKRSYKFNLYAGKAAKGTFFYVGGIGKKINGSKSTDISSANWVRTFDYTTTGGDGFGTATTGLMANSGNAFGMAVFQDTVVTVDSKPVDVMWVSTGGSLYTAGPPAKGYRIANTDFYDIINPITLEEQPFYRQGSNTLALSYNTADLGIFNMLGGVYNVSLGKWVQARAQNNKQLSTTSVITDIEGDGATTLK, from the coding sequence ATGAAGAAATTCTTAGTATACTTACCACTCATATTATTCATTTGGGGTTGTGAAAAAAGTGAGACCTATCCCGGTGGAACCATCAGCCCTTATATTTCGATATACGATATCAGGAATCTGTATAAGTCAAAACCCGTTACACTCAGCAAAGAAAACATGCTTGGCTCTACGAGTATAGCAGCGATGGTCGTATCAGATCATAGCGGAGGCAATTTGCCAGCCGGACTGCTGATTGTGCAGGATGCGCGTCGTTTGTCAAAGCTGAGAGGGATCGCGATTCAATTGGGGGATGTAGCGAATAGTTATGTGCCGGGAGATTCTGTGTTGATCGATGTGCAGGGGGCAGTATTGGAAAAAACAGATGGCATGTTGGAACTGACCGGGGTATCACTGACGAAAATGAGGAAGATCTCTTCCGGGAATACGATTCCGGTAAACCGTGTTACGACTGCGGCAATATTGGCGAATCCGGGTGATTTTGAAAGTACATTGGCGGTAGTTGTAAAAGGTGGGTTCGATCCATTGCCTGCAAAAGGAGATGTATTGAAAGGCGATAAAGTATTGAATGATGGTTTTGGAAATTTGTTGTTACGTACAGCAGATACCAGTGCGTTTGCGAATATCACTGCGCCGGTGAGCGCCAACTTCTATGGTATTGTGTTTATAGGTGCGGATAATACGCCTGTGTTCCGTATGCGCACTGCTGCTGATGTCACTGTATTGAGTTCAGAAATTTCTATAGCACCCGTGTTGATCACTGGTTTTATGTCGGATGCAAGTGGTGCGGATGGTAATTATGAATATGTGCAGATGATGGCGACGAGGGATATTGACTTTGCAGCTACGCCATTTGCGCTCGTGGTGACGAACAATGCCAATGCCAGCACGCCTACAGGTTATCCATCCAAGGGGTGGGCGACAGGTGAAAAGCGTTCTTACAAGTTTAATCTTTATGCTGGTAAGGCAGCGAAAGGAACGTTCTTTTATGTAGGAGGTATCGGGAAAAAAATAAATGGGTCCAAATCTACAGATATCAGTAGTGCTAACTGGGTACGTACATTTGACTATACGACTACGGGTGGAGATGGATTTGGTACAGCGACGACAGGTTTGATGGCGAATAGTGGGAATGCATTTGGGATGGCGGTATTCCAGGATACAGTGGTAACGGTAGATTCAAAACCGGTAGATGTGATGTGGGTGTCGACGGGTGGTAGTTTGTATACAGCTGGGCCACCGGCGAAAGGTTATCGCATTGCGAATACCGATTTTTATGATATAATCAATCCGATCACGCTGGAAGAACAGCCATTTTATCGTCAGGGGTCTAATACATTGGCGCTGTCGTATAATACGGCGGATTTGGGGATATTTAATATGCTGGGTGGAGTGTATAATGTATCGTTGGGTAAGTGGGTACAGGCAAGGGCGCAGAATAATAAACAACTTAGTACAACATCGGTGATAACGGATATAGAAGGTGATGGCGCAACGACGCTTAAATAA